From a single Populus trichocarpa isolate Nisqually-1 chromosome 17, P.trichocarpa_v4.1, whole genome shotgun sequence genomic region:
- the LOC7496589 gene encoding linoleate 13S-lipoxygenase 2-1, chloroplastic — protein MLKPQLHQSHLSTKIPFLLPKPFIHGSGHASFPVYSRSLSTKANKEVRVGHKHGSIKSIASVTQQSTDVKAVVTVKQTVVDFWTEIGIERGLDDLKDLFGKTLLLELVSAELDSKTGLEKPSIRKYAHKIDHEGEDIKYEADFVVPPDFGEIGAIFVENEHHKEMYLHDVVFDGFPTGPVHVTCDSWIHSKFDNKKKRLFFTNKSYLPSETPNGLTKLREEELETLRGNDNGERKNGERIYDYDVYNDLGNPDSDPETARPVLGGKEHPYPRRCRTGRPRTESDPLTETRSSSFYVPRDEEFSEIKMGTFSAKTLKSVLHALVPSLSTAIVDSELGFPFFSSIDALFNEGINLPPLKKQGFWKDLLPNLFRAITDGTKDVLKFETPDTMERDRFFWFRDEEFARQTLSGLNPCSIKMVTEWPLRSKLDPEIYGPQESAITTEMVEQEIKGFMTCGQAVKDQKLFILDYHDLFLPFVSKIRELKGTTLYGSRTLFFLTHEGTLRPLAIELTRPPMDGKPQWKQVFRPAWHSTGVWLWRLAKAHVLAHESGYHQLISHWLRTHCCTEPYIIAANRQLSEMHPIYRLLHPHFRYTMEINALARQYLINAKGIIETSFFPGKYSMELSSVVYDQEWRFDYEALPKDLINRGMAVEDPSAPHGLKLMVEDYPYANDGLVLWDIIKEWVSDYVNHYYPDSSLIVSDNELQAWWTEVRTEGHADKKDEPWWPVLKTPQDLIETMTTIIWIASGHHAAVNFGQYTYAGYFPNRPTTARMNMPTEDPNDELLKLFWEKPEVILLTTFPSQIQATTVMAILDVLSNHSPDEEYLGQQIEPSWTEEPAINAAFVKFNGRLKEFEGIIDERNADIKLKNRNGVGVVPYELLKPFSDPGVTGKGVPCSISI, from the exons ATGTTGAAGCCACAGCTTCACCAGTCACACCTTTCAACAAAAATCCCTTTTCTACTACCTAAACCATTCATCCATGGCAGTGGTCATGCTTCTTTTCCTGTCTATTCAAGGTCCTTGTCCACTAAAGCAAACAAAGAAGTTCGTGTTGGCCATAAACATGGAAGCATTAAATCTATAGCTAGTGTCACACAGCAGTCCACAGATGTTAAGGCTGTGGTGACTGTGAAACAAACAGTTGTTGATTTTTGGACAGAAATAGGGATAGAACGAGGACTTGATGATTTGAAAGACCTGTTTGGCAAAACACTCCTCTTGGAGCTTGTTAGTGCCGAGCTTGACTCAA AGACGGGATTAGAGAAGCCCTCAATTCGAAAGTACGCACACAAGATAGATCATGAAGGAGAGGATATCAAGTATGAAGCGGATTTTGTGGTTCCACCAGATTTTGGAGAGATTGGTGccatttttgttgaaaatgagCACCATAAAGAGATGTACCTTCATGATGTTGTGTTTGATGGCTTCCCTACTGGACCAGTTCATGTGACCTGTGATTCATGGATCCATTCGAAGTTTgacaataaaaagaagagactCTTTTTCACTAACAAG TCATACTTGCCATCAGAAACACCAAATGGATTGACAAAACTGAGAGAGGAAGAACTTGAAACTTTACGAGGCAACGACAACGGAGAACGAAAGAACGGTGAAAGGATCTATGACTATGACGTGTACAATGATCTTGGAAATCCTGATAGTGATCCAGAGACAGCAAGACCGGTGCTAGGTGGCAAAGAGCACCCGTACCCTAGGCGTTGCCGTACTGGCCGACCACGGACCGAGTCAG ATCCACTTACGGAGACAAGGAGTAGCAGCTTCTACGTGCCTCGAGATGAAGAATTCTCAGAAATAAAGATGGGCACGTTTTCTGCCAAGACTCTCAAATCAGTATTGCATGCCCTAGTTCCTTCTCTATCAACCGCTATTGTTGACAGTGAACTTGGATTCCCATTCTTCAGTTCCATTGACGCACTATTCAATGAAGGAATCAATTTGCCTCCCCTTAAGAAACAGGGGTTTTGGAAAGATCTTCTGCCTAACCTTTTCAGGGCCATTACTGATGGAACTAAAGATGTCTTGAAATTTGAGACTCCTGATACCATGGAga gagacagatttttttggtttagggATGAAGAATTTGCTAGACAGACTCTTTCTGGTCTCAACCCTTGTAGCATCAAAATGGTCACG GAATGGCCATTAAGGAGTAAACTAGACCCTGAAATCTATGGTCCCCAAGAATCAGCAATCACTACAGAAATGGTTGAGCAAGAAATCAAAGGGTTCATGACATGTGGACAG GCAGTAAAAGATCAGAAGCTTTTCATCCTTGACTACCATGATTTATTCCTACCTTTTGTAAGCAAAATAAGAGAGCTGAAAGGCACGACATTATACGGGTCACGGACATTGTTCTTCTTAACCCATGAAGGAACATTGAGACCACTAGCTATTGAGCTCACTCGACCACCGATGGATGGTAAGCCGCAATGGAAGCAAGTGTTTAGACCAGCTTGGCATTCCACTGGTGTTTGGCTTTGGAGGCTTGCCAAAGCTCATGTCCTTGCACATGAGTCTGGCTATCACCAACTTATTAGTCACTG GCTAAGAACACATTGCTGCACAGAACCATACATTATCGCGGCCAATCGCCAACTTAGTGAAATGCATCCAATCTACAGACTCTTGCACCCGCATTTCCGGTACACAATGGAGATCAATGCTCTAGCTCGACAATATCTAATTAATGCAAAAGGGATTATAGAGACGTCATTCTTTCCAGGCAAGTATTCTATGGAATTAAGCTCTGTTGTCTATGATCAAGAATGGCGGTTTGACTACGAGGCGCTGCCCAAGGATCTAATAAACAG GGGAATGGCTGTGGAAGATCCATCTGCTCCACATGGATTGAAATTGATGGTGGAAGACTATCCATATGCCAATGATGGTTTGGTTTTATGGGATATCATCAAAGAGTGGGTTAGTGACTATGTCAATCACTACTATCCAGACTCAAGTCTCATTGTGTCTGATAATGAGCTCCAAGCATGGTGGACAGAAGTTCGAACGGAAGGTCACGCTGACAAGAAAGATGAACCCTGGTGGCCTGTGCTTAAAACACCTCAGGACCTTATTGAAACCATGACAACTATCATATGGATAGCCTCCGGTCATCATGCCGCAGTGAATTTCGGACAATATACATATGCAGGATACTTTCCAAATAGGCCTACAACTGCTAGGATGAATATGCCAACCGAAGACCCGAACGATGAGTTGCTGAAACTATTTTGGGAGAAACCTGAAGTGATACTATTGACAACATTCCCTTCACAAATTCAGGCAACAACAGTGATGGCTATATTGGATGTGTTATCAAATCATTCTCCCGATGAGGAGTATCTTGGGCAGCAAATAGAGCCATCATGGACAGAGGAACCGGCTATAAATGCGGCTTTCGTAAAGTTCAATGGGAGGTTGAAGGAGTTTGAAggaattattgatgaaaggaatGCTGACATTAAATTGAAGAATAGAAATGGAGTTGGCGTTGTGCCTTATGAGCTTTTGAAGCCATTTTCTGACCCTGGAGTTACAGGAAAAGGAGTTCCTTGCAGCATCTCTATCTGA